The following nucleotide sequence is from Gymnodinialimonas sp. 202GB13-11.
AGGGCCAAGAGCGCGCGGCCTTCAATTTCCTCCACACCGTCGATATGCGCCCGCAGATGGGCAATATCCGCATCGCGGCAGGCCGCATTGACCACCAGAAACAGCCCGTCGGGCACCCGGGCGATCATCAGATCGTCCAGAACGCCGCCTGAGGCATTGGTGAAGTACCCGTACCGCTGGCGGCCCTCGGCCAAACCAATCACATCGACGGGCACCAGCGCCTCCAACGCGGCGTCCGCTGTTGCAGGCAGCATGACCTGCCCCATGTGCGAGACGTCGAACAGGCCCGCATTTTCGCGAGTCCAGTTATGCTCGCCCATGACGCCCAGGCCATATTGCACCGGCATCGACCAGCCCGCGAAGGGCACGAACTTTGCGCCAAGCTCCTCATGCAGAGCGGCCAGCGGCAAAGCCTTCGGATTGCAAACCCCGTCCATTTTGTCCCTTCTCCGGGACGATATGCCCGGCATCACCTGCACACCGCGAACGGTGCGAAACGATGCCCCCTCTGTCCTTTGGCCTGAGATCGTTATCCCTTCGGCGGAGGGTGTGAGCCCTCACTCTCCAGAGTATGTGCGTGCCACCACAGGTCCTTTTGCCTGAGAGATTACCGGGGCGGTTGCTCCTTCGGCCCGAGGGTGCGCCAACGGCACGCCCAAGAGTCTCCCTATGGTTGCATGCGAAAGCATACATCCGGTTTGGCAAGGATCAAGAGGGATTGATAGAAGCCCTCAATTGCCCCATTGGAAGGGCATGAGCGATCCTTATTTCTTTGGCTATGGCAGCCTCGTAAACCGTCAAACCCATGCCTATCCGGACGCGGCGCAAGCGCGAGTGAAGGGCTGGCGCCGGGCCTGGCAGGGGACGCGATTGCGCGAGGTCGCGTTCCTCACGGCGGTGCCCGATTCGGAGAGTGAGATATCAGGGCTGATCGCCGCCGTACCGGGCGCGGATTGGGCGGCTTTAGATGAACGTGAGCGCGCCTATGCACGCCATCCGGTTGTACCGTTTGGCCACGGAAAACCGGTGGAGCCTTTGGTGCAAATCTACGCAGTCGAACCCACCCATGCCGATGTGGGTGAGCACCCGATCCTGTTGAGTTACCTCGACACTGTCATTCAGGGATATTTGAGCGAATTTGGCGAGGCCGGAGCGCTTAATTTCTTCGACACGACAACGGGTTGGCACCTGCCGATCGTTGATGATCGGGATGATCCAATCTATCCGCGCGCCACCGTTTTGACGATGGATGAGCGCGCCTTTGTGGACGAGAACCTGCGCCGTATTCGCTAGGAGTCCGGCCAGAAACCGGCCTCCTGCAATAGGCGCTCTGACAGGACGCGCCTTGCGTCCCGAATGGAAACCCACGTCGCGCCATTGAGGTAGAGCGCAAAGGCCAGGGGAGCCGCGTCCGTTCTTGTCAGAAAACCCACATACCACCCTTCGGCGCCGCCGCCCTCGTACCCAAATCCACCGCCGGTTTTGCCATGTAAGGTGACGTCGCCGCGTTGCTCGGTCCGTGCGGCCTCGACCAAGGCGATGCGTGCCGCGTCTGACAGGCCCAGATCGCCCCGAAGCAATGCGCTGAGGAAACCAACCTGTTCGGCAACAGAAATCTGGAGCGCGCCCGTCAGCCAGAAATCATCGCTTCCGTCCGGGACGTTTGCGTTCCCATAGGACCAATCGGAAAGCAGGTTACGATAGGTGGCATCCCCCACCTCCAACGCGATGTCGCGGAAGTACCAGACGACCGAGTCGCGGAAGGCGGTTCGCAAACTGTGGTCACGTTGCCATGTGTCTGGCCACCATCGCAGCGCCGGTCGCCGGGATTGGTCCCAAGCCCGTGTTGAGTCCAATGAGGCCTCAACCCCTGTTTCCAATGCAATCAGAAGGTTAGGGATCTTGAAGGTGGAATAGGGCGCGCGGCGGGTGTCGATGTCGCTGTCTTCCAACACCCAGTTTTGACCCGTCGCAAGATCAGTCGCCATAAAGGCCGTGCTAGCAGGAATGTCAGCCGCACGGGGCAGAACCATGGGTGATTGAGCGCGTATCGGAAGCGCCACGGATGCCCCCAAAGCGGAGGCTCCGATCAAGGTTGCGCGTCGCGTCAGGCGCGCAGTGGTCAAAGCGTCATGTGCCGCGCGCGCGCGCCCCGTTCGATGGCGGCGGCATGAAGGCGGTCGATGTCGAGGGCATGGCGCAGCTCTTCCAGAAACCGCAGTTCCGCTTGCGCAATTGCACCATCGGCGGCAGCCACGTCGCATGCCAGGGCATATGCCGTCTCGTATAGCGGTTCAGGCAGGTCCTCTTTCACAAGCCCGAACAGCGCGTCGAGGCCATCTTCCTCTTCGAACAGGTCGAAGACGATGTTCGCAATCCGTCGCATCCGGTCGGCGTCATAGCTGCCGAAGACGGGCAGGAAGTTCACGATCTGCTCGATCGACAAAAGCTCGGACGTGCGGATCGTCGCGTCAGACACCGAGATGCCGACCATCACGGCCACAAGGGAATCTTCGGGGGTGAAGGAATGATCAGTCATTTAGCGCGCTCCGTGTCCTGCCTTTGGCAACATTTATTGACGCCACCGGCGGTAAACAATAGGTGCCTGCCATCCCGCCGATTTCAGGACAGATGATATGAGCGATTTGCGTGACGTTGCGATGAATTCTAAGGCCTGGGCCTTTGAAGAGGCACGCCGCGTGCTGGAACGCTACAAGGATGGCCCGCCCGAGAAGGGTTATGTGCTGTTCGAGACGGGCTATGGGCCGTCGGGCTTGCCCCATATCGGGACGTTCGGCGAAGTGTTGCGGACTACAATGGTGCGCCGTGCGTTTGAGGTTCTGAGTGATATTCCCACGAAACTAATTTCCTTCTCGGACGATATGGACGGGATGCGGAAGGTGCCGGGTAATGTGCCGAACCAGGAGGCTTTGGCCGAGCATTTGCAAAAGCCGCTGACGTCTGTGCCCGACCCGTTTGGGACGCACGACAGCTTTGGTGAGCACAACAACGCTATGCTCCGGCGGTTCCTGGATACGTTCGGGTTCGAGTACGAATTCATAAGCGCGACCGAGTTCTACAAAACCGGCAAGTTCGACGACACGCTGAAGCGCGCGGTTGAGCGGTATGATGACATCATGAAGGTGATGCTGAAGTCCCTGCGCGAAGAACGTCAGCAGACCTATTCGATTTTCTTGCCGATCCACCCGGAAACGGGTCGGGTGATGTATGTGCCGATGAAGGAGGTCAATGCCACCGACTACACCGTCACTTTCGATGACGAAGACGGCCGCGAATGGACGCTGCCGGTGACGGGCGGCAATGTGAAGTTGCAGTGGAAGCCAGATTTCGGCGCGCGTTGGGCGGCGCTTGGCGTCGATTTCGAGATGTATGGTAAGGATCATTCGACCAACACGCCGATCTACAGTCGCATCTGCGAAATCCTGGGTCAGCCAGCACCGGTGACGTATAACTACGAGCTGTTCCTCGATGAGAACGGCCAGAAGATTTCGAAGTCATCGGGCAACGGGATCAGTATTGATGAATGGCTGTCTTATGCCTCGACCGAGAGCCTTAGCTATTTCATGTTCGGCAAGCCGAAGACGGCGAAGCGGCTGTATTTCGATGTGATCCCGAAGGCTGTGGACGAGTACCATCAGCAGCTACGGGCCTATGCGGGGCAAGATGATGCGCAACGCCTGGCCAATCCGGTGTTCCATATCCATGGGCACAATGTGCCGGCCTCCACCATGGTGGTGCCGTTTGCGATGCTTCTGAACCTGGTCAGTGTGTCGGCAGCTGAGGAGAAGGAGAAGCTATGGGGTTTCATCAACCGTTATGCGCCGGATGCGAGCCCTGAGAAGAACCCGGATCTGGATCAGGCCGCGGGCTTTGCCATTCGCTACTACAATGATTTCGTTAAACCGACGCGCACCTTCCGCGCACCGACGGATCAGGAACGCGGCGCGATGGAAGAGCTGATCGCCTGCCTTGGCGATGCGGACAAGGCGCTGGATGTGATCGCGCGTAAGAATGCGCAGGAGGGCAAGGATGCGCCCCTGCCGGAGGTCAACTGGCAGGACGATGAATTCCTGCAAAGCATCGTATTCGCGATCGGAAAGACCCACGGATTTGACCCGCTGCGCGCGTGGTTCTCTGGCCTTTATGAAGTGCTGATGGGCGCATCGCAGGGCCCGCGCTTCGGCGGGTTCATCGCGCTCTATGGCATTGATGAGACCAAGGCGCTGATCCGGGATGGATTGGTCGGCAAACTTTTGGGCTGAAACTTTTCCGGCGCGGGCTACGTGTCTTTGGGCAATGGAACCAGCTGCCCCTTTTGGGGCAGTGGAATGACATACCCAAAGGAGAAGCCCTATGCTCCGTGCCATCGCCCTTTCTGTTTTTCTCGCGCTCAGCCTTGCCGTTGTGGCCAATGCCCTCGCCCTGCGCCCGGCTCAGGCGCAAGAGGTTTTGTCGCCAAACCCGGATATTGAGGCTGTTATCGGCGGCCAGTTCGACGCTTTCCGGGCGGAGGATGTGCTAGAAGCATGGGAATTTGCGAGCCCCAATATTCAGGGCCTTTTCGGTAGCCCGGAGCGGTTTGGGACCATGGTGCGGCAAGGCTATCCGATGGTTTGGAACCCCGGCGAGGTCAATTTCATTGACCTGCAACAGCTTGGCGGATTGATCGTTCAGCGGGTCGAGGTCATCGACCAGAACGGCACTTTGCACTACCTTGGCTACGCCATGGTCGAGACGGAAAACGGCTGGCGGATCAATGGTGTGCAGGTGTTGGATGCACCGACCTTCGGGGCGTGAGGGCCTGACAAGAGAAGTTCGGCTGATGCCGTCGCCCCTCCCGCCGTCCCGCATTGCGCCCTGTGTGAACGCTCAATTTTTTGGGCCCTGTTAACACCCGCTTAACCCTTCGGGCGTAAAGATGGCGGGGCAATCCAAGGCATGTGGCTGTCCCAGTCAGCCGGTCTTGGGCCGTTTTACAGACATTGCAAACAACCGAGGTGACCGTAACAGGCGCCTCGGTTGCCCCTGTCCGGTCGATGGATGACACGCAAGGTGGGCCATGGCATGTGCCAGCCCCCGCGCGAATGAAGGGGTACGACATGAACCAGGTGATCACGGACGGCCTTATCCTGATGCCACCGCCATTTTCCGATGGCCTTGGCGTCTGGTCGCGCCAAGATGGCACGCCGGGCAGCGACACATGGGCCACTGCCCCCAACGCCGCCCTTGTCGCAGCAGACGCGGACTTCGGCGATTGCCTGGAGATCCTGAAGGCGGAGGCGACGACGCGCATCCGCTACATGTCACAAACCCCCATCATTCCCGGTACTTACTTGCGCGTTTCGGCGCGGGTGAAGGTGCTTTCGGGCAATCTGCCGGATGTGCGCATTGGCGCGTGGCCCGGCAATGCCTCAAACACTTACGTCTCGGGGCTGGAAGAGTTTGGGCCTTCCGTCGATATCTCTGCCTATGGCTCCATCGTAACTGTGACGGCCATTCTCGGCACTGGCGACCGGGGCGGGGTGGACATGGCTTGGGGCACTGGCCCGACCTACGCACATGTCGGGCTGGACCTGACCGGGCCCAACGGCGGACAGGTGCGCATTGAGTCCATTACCGTCGAGGATGTGACCTCTGCCTTCCACCGCAAGCTGATGGATTGGGTCGACATCCGCGACTACGGTGCCGTGGGTGACGGAACCACCGACGACCGCGCCGCCATTGCTGCCGCCGATGCGGCTGCGAATGGGCGCGAAGTGCTGGTGCCCGCGGGTGACTACTACATCGGCTCGAACGTCACGTTCACCAACCCTGCCCGGTTCGAGGGGCGCATTGTGGCGCCGGATACGGTCCGCGTCGCGCTGGATCAGAACTTCGATCTTGATGGCTACGCGGAGTGTTTCGGGGATGAGGTGCTGGGCCTGAAAAAGGGCCTGCAACAGCTCTTCAATCAATCCGAATTCGAGGCGTTTGATCTGTGCGGGCGCCGTATCACGCTGGATGAGCCGCTCGATATTCAAGCCATTGTCGGCAACCGAAACACCTATGCCAACCGGCGCGTCATTCGGAACGGGCAATTCGTGGCTGCATCGTCCAGCAACTGGCAGGATGAGGTGAACACGCGCTCGGGTGCCTGGTCCTCTTCCAACCCCTTTGAGATCACGGGCGTATCGAACGCCGACTCGATCCCTGTCGGCTCTCTCGTGACCGCCCCACAGGGTGTCGGGCGTGAGGTCTACGTATCGGCAACCAATGCGGCGCAAAACAAAATCACGATCTCGTCGCCGCTTTGCGCCGCACCTTCGAACCAGACCTATACGTTCACCCGGTTCAAATACATGCTGGACTTCATCGGCTGGCTGAACCTGCAACGCTTCATCATCTCGGATGTGGAGTTTCTTGGAGGTGGCCAATGCTCGGCCATCATGCTGCCGCTTGATGGATTGGTCTTCCAGATTCAGGATTGTTTCTTCACCGGCCCAAAGGATCGCGCGATCACGTCCGCCGACGAAGGCTGTCAGGGGATGCAGATCGACCGGTGCCAGTTCCTGTCGAACGAGCAGACGCTGAACGTTCCGGACCGAAAGTCGATTTGCTTCAACATCAACTCGTCCGACTGCAAGATCCGCGACAATCGCGCCAACAAGTTCCTGCATTTCGGGGTCATTTCGGGCTCGGGCAACATCATCACCGGCAACCACTTTTTCCAAGGTGATGGGATCGTCGAAGGCGTCCGCTCGCCCGGACTGGTGATTGCGGATGCGAATGCCAAGCTGACCTTCCACGGCAATTACGTCGACAATTGCTATGTGGAATGGACGAACGAAAAGGACCCGACGCCGGATTTCACGGGCGGCCTGTCGTTCCACGGCCTGTCGATTCAGGGCAACATCTTCTTCGCCACAAACACGGCGCCATGGATGCGGTTCATCGCGATCAAGCCTTTTGGCGATGATCATTTCATTAACGGCCTGTCGATCACCGGCAACCTGTTCAAGAAAACGAACGGCGCGCAGCTGGAGCAGGTCGAGGGTGTGGATGACAGTATTGCCCCGTTGGACTTGAACCGGACGGCGGATCTGCAATTCGACAGCAACACGTTCCACGGCATCGTCAAGCGGACCGAAAACCCATGCTACATTCGCGCGACGGAGAATACGGCGACCCAGACATGGGTGGTGGATATGTCGGGCTACACGCCTTTCGGTGCGCCGGTGAAATACGGTCTGTCTGTCATGCCCGATGGCCCGGTGCGCAATGGCTCTAACGTGGCCCAGTTTGAGGCGCCGTGGACCCAAGGCTTCCAAGGCACAGGCGGCACCAGCCTGCGGATCGGATGGTCGCAGCCCTTACGCGGATCGGTCTTTGTGACGGCGCGCTGCGATAACTGACGCGGCCAACTGACTGACAACATAGGGGCGGGCAAGCCCCCGGGCCACACGCTTCGGGTCCGGGGGCTTTTCCTTGTGGGCCCGTCGCGCTAGGTGGCGGCGAAAGGGAACACCATGCTGCCTGTCGAAGATGTCCAATCCTATCCGCGCCCTCCGGCGTTGGAACCTGCAGGGCAGAGGTTGCGCGCGATTTTCGCGGGACTGCCCGTTGCCGATACCGAGGCCGGCTTTCGCGTGTTGGAAACGCACCACGCGCCCACCTACTACATTCCGCCGTCAGATGTGGTGATGTCGGCGCTGGTTCCGTCCAACCGTGAGACGTTTTGCGAATGGAAGGGTAGGGCGGTCTATTTCGATCTGGTGGTCAACGGGCGGCGATCCAACAACGCAGCCTGGGCCTACCCCGCACCCACTGCTCGGTTTGATCCAATCCGCGACCATCTTGCCTTCTACGCCACCTCCCTTGACGAGGCTTTTGTTGGACAAATCAAGGTGCAACCGCAGCCCGGGGATTTCTACGGCGGATGGGTGACGCCCAACCTGACCGGCCGCATCAAGGGCGCGGTTGGAACGCTGCACTGGTGATCGGCCTTAGCTGGCGATGGTTTCCAGATAGAGGTCTGAGTTGATGTAGCGGGTCAGTTCCGTCCAGGTCTCAGGGTCCAGCAGGCTCAGCACATCGCCGCTGACGGAATAGCCGTAGCGCGCCGTTTCCCCACCGAAGAAATCGAACTCAAGATGTGCGCCGTCCGTCGTCACCACCGCGCGCTTTTCGCAATGCCACAGGCGACGTCCCTGATCACGCAGGGCCCAGATGCCCGAGATCAGCATTTCGTCGCCCGTCAGGATCGTAACGGCCTGATCATCGGTGAAATCCCATGCGTCCCCGGTGTCCTTCTCGATCCATGTTCCTATCAGACCGACGCCATGGTCCGAGGCGCGCTCAAACCGGCGCTCGCCCCACTTCATGGTGCGGCCGCCGTCTTCGAAGCACAGGGGCTCGTCCGGCTCACCAATCAGGTAGTCGCCGGTCTCCGAAATCTCGTAGGTTTGCGGCTGTCCGGGAAGAAGCCAGATGCCGACAAGACTGGGGTCGATGAAATCCTCACTCATGAAGCGAATCATGGCACGGATTTTTCGACCTGCCTACGCCGTGATGTGCGTTCAAAGTTGACGTGAGTCCCTCAGGCCACAATGTCGCCCGGCGTCAGCTTGAACGCCTTGCCGAACCCGCCATTCAAAAGCCCGCCCATGGGGGTAAATCGGGTCAGCTGGAAGTCACCGAAATCGTAGTAAAGCTGTGCCTTGGGGTAGAGCGAAAGGTAGTGTTCCTTCAGCGAGGCTTTGTCCGCGCGTTCGGAGATTGCCTGTAGTGTCAGCCGCGGATGGGTCAGCGGATCGCCCTTTGGGCCCGGCTCTCCGATCAGCAAAGAACACGCAGCGGAGGCCGCCAGCGCGTGCGT
It contains:
- a CDS encoding penicillin-binding transpeptidase domain-containing protein, which translates into the protein MATDLATGQNWVLEDSDIDTRRAPYSTFKIPNLLIALETGVEASLDSTRAWDQSRRPALRWWPDTWQRDHSLRTAFRDSVVWYFRDIALEVGDATYRNLLSDWSYGNANVPDGSDDFWLTGALQISVAEQVGFLSALLRGDLGLSDAARIALVEAARTEQRGDVTLHGKTGGGFGYEGGGAEGWYVGFLTRTDAAPLAFALYLNGATWVSIRDARRVLSERLLQEAGFWPDS
- a CDS encoding lysine--tRNA ligase, which encodes MSDLRDVAMNSKAWAFEEARRVLERYKDGPPEKGYVLFETGYGPSGLPHIGTFGEVLRTTMVRRAFEVLSDIPTKLISFSDDMDGMRKVPGNVPNQEALAEHLQKPLTSVPDPFGTHDSFGEHNNAMLRRFLDTFGFEYEFISATEFYKTGKFDDTLKRAVERYDDIMKVMLKSLREERQQTYSIFLPIHPETGRVMYVPMKEVNATDYTVTFDDEDGREWTLPVTGGNVKLQWKPDFGARWAALGVDFEMYGKDHSTNTPIYSRICEILGQPAPVTYNYELFLDENGQKISKSSGNGISIDEWLSYASTESLSYFMFGKPKTAKRLYFDVIPKAVDEYHQQLRAYAGQDDAQRLANPVFHIHGHNVPASTMVVPFAMLLNLVSVSAAEEKEKLWGFINRYAPDASPEKNPDLDQAAGFAIRYYNDFVKPTRTFRAPTDQERGAMEELIACLGDADKALDVIARKNAQEGKDAPLPEVNWQDDEFLQSIVFAIGKTHGFDPLRAWFSGLYEVLMGASQGPRFGGFIALYGIDETKALIRDGLVGKLLG
- a CDS encoding gamma-glutamylcyclotransferase family protein — encoded protein: MSDPYFFGYGSLVNRQTHAYPDAAQARVKGWRRAWQGTRLREVAFLTAVPDSESEISGLIAAVPGADWAALDERERAYARHPVVPFGHGKPVEPLVQIYAVEPTHADVGEHPILLSYLDTVIQGYLSEFGEAGALNFFDTTTGWHLPIVDDRDDPIYPRATVLTMDERAFVDENLRRIR
- a CDS encoding pyridoxamine 5'-phosphate oxidase family protein; its protein translation is MPDKKIDPIRPTDDEARALARSLIAEARYAALAVTDPETGTPMVTRIALVPGSDGIPLSLISTLSSHTHALAASAACSLLIGEPGPKGDPLTHPRLTLQAISERADKASLKEHYLSLYPKAQLYYDFGDFQLTRFTPMGGLLNGGFGKAFKLTPGDIVA
- a CDS encoding DUF427 domain-containing protein, with amino-acid sequence MLPVEDVQSYPRPPALEPAGQRLRAIFAGLPVADTEAGFRVLETHHAPTYYIPPSDVVMSALVPSNRETFCEWKGRAVYFDLVVNGRRSNNAAWAYPAPTARFDPIRDHLAFYATSLDEAFVGQIKVQPQPGDFYGGWVTPNLTGRIKGAVGTLHW
- a CDS encoding glycosyl hydrolase family 28-related protein; protein product: MTVTGASVAPVRSMDDTQGGPWHVPAPARMKGYDMNQVITDGLILMPPPFSDGLGVWSRQDGTPGSDTWATAPNAALVAADADFGDCLEILKAEATTRIRYMSQTPIIPGTYLRVSARVKVLSGNLPDVRIGAWPGNASNTYVSGLEEFGPSVDISAYGSIVTVTAILGTGDRGGVDMAWGTGPTYAHVGLDLTGPNGGQVRIESITVEDVTSAFHRKLMDWVDIRDYGAVGDGTTDDRAAIAAADAAANGREVLVPAGDYYIGSNVTFTNPARFEGRIVAPDTVRVALDQNFDLDGYAECFGDEVLGLKKGLQQLFNQSEFEAFDLCGRRITLDEPLDIQAIVGNRNTYANRRVIRNGQFVAASSSNWQDEVNTRSGAWSSSNPFEITGVSNADSIPVGSLVTAPQGVGREVYVSATNAAQNKITISSPLCAAPSNQTYTFTRFKYMLDFIGWLNLQRFIISDVEFLGGGQCSAIMLPLDGLVFQIQDCFFTGPKDRAITSADEGCQGMQIDRCQFLSNEQTLNVPDRKSICFNINSSDCKIRDNRANKFLHFGVISGSGNIITGNHFFQGDGIVEGVRSPGLVIADANAKLTFHGNYVDNCYVEWTNEKDPTPDFTGGLSFHGLSIQGNIFFATNTAPWMRFIAIKPFGDDHFINGLSITGNLFKKTNGAQLEQVEGVDDSIAPLDLNRTADLQFDSNTFHGIVKRTENPCYIRATENTATQTWVVDMSGYTPFGAPVKYGLSVMPDGPVRNGSNVAQFEAPWTQGFQGTGGTSLRIGWSQPLRGSVFVTARCDN
- a CDS encoding DUF4864 domain-containing protein; the encoded protein is MLRAIALSVFLALSLAVVANALALRPAQAQEVLSPNPDIEAVIGGQFDAFRAEDVLEAWEFASPNIQGLFGSPERFGTMVRQGYPMVWNPGEVNFIDLQQLGGLIVQRVEVIDQNGTLHYLGYAMVETENGWRINGVQVLDAPTFGA
- a CDS encoding tellurite resistance TerB family protein, with translation MTDHSFTPEDSLVAVMVGISVSDATIRTSELLSIEQIVNFLPVFGSYDADRMRRIANIVFDLFEEEDGLDALFGLVKEDLPEPLYETAYALACDVAAADGAIAQAELRFLEELRHALDIDRLHAAAIERGARARHMTL